Proteins found in one Bicyclus anynana chromosome 26, ilBicAnyn1.1, whole genome shotgun sequence genomic segment:
- the LOC112049369 gene encoding protein tramtrack, alpha isoform isoform X1: MVPQQYCLRWKHHHSNVQSMFAQLLEKERFCDVTLYCSPSFATQVPNKDTVEPQNIRGVSLRAHRVVLAACSELLGALLGAHDALGEPVLVIDGAEPRHLRALLDYMYTGEMNVHHSQLAGLLKTAEELRIKGLTDIRWNNKDEPPDCATGAVTTTPHERTQQDKTNDTQKHEANKTDRLTDAKADVKTPDVKPQDVRPPSVKAVNVKTPDRTQDVKTNVKNVETSPSKILPDNGSDCSSPEREVKDMDYREPVAEKFNVNGGPPPLIKLPTKEKLSSPIKRDICDRDSPSPKRQRLASGTDHTDDENSSHLKTERDPEWRHGNLCVSAQDITAERVVGWGAGEEEAHWSRDQSDDEWADPPADIGSFLRTKLRVDGDNSGDEESDGSACGAVAQASSSSSTTSTAHIDYIKPGKHGVVDPRFMDVVKLNDYLQHGRRPQFWEENYVKRVMEAVRVKELEMKQAAEILGVSYGTLYGRYRDVYGCINRPYRTAREFWQAKGPSGVLDRLQRGDLGIEAAALALGVMPANLAAYVADAAEKGPEFEIPLELDAGVKMRGRPYGSTNSTKHAKKQDKAPGKKVVVGSLTDEDPIPASVITTQEKAISSQPAPSGKWPTIRVASLDSLRGTEQPPSPPAGPPSPAPSPSPSPSPSQLMRTRPDLTIVAARRSDS; this comes from the exons ATGGTGCCCCAGCAGTACTGCCTGCGGTGGAAGCACCACCACTCCAATGTGCAGAGCATGTTCGCGCAGCTGCTCGAGAAAG AACGCTTCTGCGACGTGACGCTATACTGCTCGCCGAGCTTCGCGACGCAAGTGCCCAACAAGGACACGGTGGAGCCGCAGAACATACGCGGGGTGTCGCTCAGGGCGCACAG GGTGGTGCTCGCGGCGTGCTCGGAGCTGCTCGGCGCGCTGCTCGGCGCGCACGACGCGCTCGGCGAGCCGGTGCTGGTCATCGACGGCGCCGAGCCGCGGCACCTGCGCGCGCTGCTCGACTACATGTACACCGGCGAGATGAACGTGCATCAC TCCCAACTGGCCGGTCTGCTGAAGACGGCCGAGGAGTTGCGAATAAAGGGCCTCACGGATATACGATGGAACAACAAGGATGAACCGCCTGACTGTGCTacag GCGCAGTCACGACGACGCCTCACGAGAGAACGCAGCAAGACAAGACAAACGACACACAAAAACATGAAGCCAACAAAACAGACAGGCTCACCGACGCCAAGGCAGACGTCAAAACGCCCGACGTCAAGCCGCAGGACGTCAGGCCGCCGAGCGTCAAAGCGGTGAACGTCAAAACGCCAGACAGGACGCAGGACGTCAAGACGAACGTCAAGAATGTAGAGACGTCGCCGAGTAAGATCCTTCCGGACAACGGATCAGATTGCAGCTCGCCGGAGCGGGAGGTCAAAGACATGGACTATCGCGAACCGGTTGCGGAGAAGTTTAATGTCAATG GAGGCCCCCCTCCGCTGATCAAATTACCCACCAAGGAGAAATTGTCTAGTCCTATTAAGAGGGATATTTGTGACAG GGACAGTCCGAGTCCTAAGCGACAGAGGCTAGCGAGCGGCACCGACCACACGGACGACGAGAACAGCAGCCATTTGAAGAC TGAAAGAGATCCAGAATGGAGGCATGGCAACCTG TGTGTCTCTGCGCAGGACATAACAGCGGAGCGGGTGGTGGGGTGGGGCGCGGGGGAGGAGGAGGCGCACTGGTCGCGCGACCAGTCGGACGACGAGTGGGCCGACCCGCCCGCCGACATCGGCTCCTTCCTGCGCACCAAGCTGCGCGTCGACGGCGACAATAGCGGAg ACGAGGAGTCGGACGGCAGCGCGTGCGGCGCGGTCGCGCAGGCGTCGTCCTCCTCCTCCACCACCAGCACCGCGCACATTGACTACATCAAAC CCGGCAAACACGGCGTGGTGGACCCTCGTTTCATGGACGTGGTGAAGTTGAACGACTACCTGCAGCACGGCAGGCGGCCGCAGTTCTGGGAGGAGAACTACGTCAAACGG GTGATGGAGGCGGTGAGGGTGAAGGAGTTGGAGATGAAGCAGGCGGCGGAGATCCTGGGCGTGAGCTACGGCACGCTGTACGGCCGCTACCGGGACGTGTACGGCTGCATCAACAGGCCCTACAG GACGGCGCGCGAGTTCTGGCAGGCGAAGGGTCCGTCGGGCGTGCTGGACCGGCTGCAGCGCGGCGACCTCGGCATAGAGGCCGCCGCCCTCGCGCTGGGGGTCATGCCCGCCAACCTCGCCGCCTACGTCGCCGACGCGGCTGAGAAAG GTCCCGAGTTCGAGATACCGCTGGAGCTGGACGCCGGCGTGAAGATGCGAGGTCGCCCCTACGGCTCCACCAACTCCACCAAGCACGCCAAGAAACAGGACAAG GCGCCGGGCAAGAAGGTGGTCGTGGGCAGCTTAACTGACGAGGACCCGATACCGGCCAGCGTGATCACTACCCAGGAGAAGGCGATATCGTCACAGCCCGCCCCCA GCGGCAAATGGCCCACCATCCGCGTGGCATCGTTGGACTCGCTGCGCGGCACGGAGCAGCCGCCGTCGCCGCCCGCCGGCCCGCCCTCGCCCGCGCCCTCGCCCTCGCCCTCGCCCTCGCCCTCGCAGCTCATGCGCACGCGCCCCGACCTCACCATAGTGGCCGCGCGCCGCAGCGACTCGTGA
- the LOC112049369 gene encoding uncharacterized protein LOC112049369 isoform X2, whose product MVPQQYCLRWKHHHSNVQSMFAQLLEKERFCDVTLYCSPSFATQVPNKDTVEPQNIRGVSLRAHRVVLAACSELLGALLGAHDALGEPVLVIDGAEPRHLRALLDYMYTGEMNVHHSQLAGLLKTAEELRIKGLTDIRWNNKDEPPDCATGAVTTTPHERTQQDKTNDTQKHEANKTDRLTDAKADVKTPDVKPQDVRPPSVKAVNVKTPDRTQDVKTNVKNVETSPSKILPDNGSDCSSPEREVKDMDYREPVAEKFNVNGGPPPLIKLPTKEKLSSPIKRDICDRDSPSPKRQRLASGTDHTDDENSSHLKTERDPEWRHGNLDITAERVVGWGAGEEEAHWSRDQSDDEWADPPADIGSFLRTKLRVDGDNSGDEESDGSACGAVAQASSSSSTTSTAHIDYIKPGKHGVVDPRFMDVVKLNDYLQHGRRPQFWEENYVKRVMEAVRVKELEMKQAAEILGVSYGTLYGRYRDVYGCINRPYRTAREFWQAKGPSGVLDRLQRGDLGIEAAALALGVMPANLAAYVADAAEKGPEFEIPLELDAGVKMRGRPYGSTNSTKHAKKQDKAPGKKVVVGSLTDEDPIPASVITTQEKAISSQPAPSGKWPTIRVASLDSLRGTEQPPSPPAGPPSPAPSPSPSPSPSQLMRTRPDLTIVAARRSDS is encoded by the exons ATGGTGCCCCAGCAGTACTGCCTGCGGTGGAAGCACCACCACTCCAATGTGCAGAGCATGTTCGCGCAGCTGCTCGAGAAAG AACGCTTCTGCGACGTGACGCTATACTGCTCGCCGAGCTTCGCGACGCAAGTGCCCAACAAGGACACGGTGGAGCCGCAGAACATACGCGGGGTGTCGCTCAGGGCGCACAG GGTGGTGCTCGCGGCGTGCTCGGAGCTGCTCGGCGCGCTGCTCGGCGCGCACGACGCGCTCGGCGAGCCGGTGCTGGTCATCGACGGCGCCGAGCCGCGGCACCTGCGCGCGCTGCTCGACTACATGTACACCGGCGAGATGAACGTGCATCAC TCCCAACTGGCCGGTCTGCTGAAGACGGCCGAGGAGTTGCGAATAAAGGGCCTCACGGATATACGATGGAACAACAAGGATGAACCGCCTGACTGTGCTacag GCGCAGTCACGACGACGCCTCACGAGAGAACGCAGCAAGACAAGACAAACGACACACAAAAACATGAAGCCAACAAAACAGACAGGCTCACCGACGCCAAGGCAGACGTCAAAACGCCCGACGTCAAGCCGCAGGACGTCAGGCCGCCGAGCGTCAAAGCGGTGAACGTCAAAACGCCAGACAGGACGCAGGACGTCAAGACGAACGTCAAGAATGTAGAGACGTCGCCGAGTAAGATCCTTCCGGACAACGGATCAGATTGCAGCTCGCCGGAGCGGGAGGTCAAAGACATGGACTATCGCGAACCGGTTGCGGAGAAGTTTAATGTCAATG GAGGCCCCCCTCCGCTGATCAAATTACCCACCAAGGAGAAATTGTCTAGTCCTATTAAGAGGGATATTTGTGACAG GGACAGTCCGAGTCCTAAGCGACAGAGGCTAGCGAGCGGCACCGACCACACGGACGACGAGAACAGCAGCCATTTGAAGAC TGAAAGAGATCCAGAATGGAGGCATGGCAACCTG GACATAACAGCGGAGCGGGTGGTGGGGTGGGGCGCGGGGGAGGAGGAGGCGCACTGGTCGCGCGACCAGTCGGACGACGAGTGGGCCGACCCGCCCGCCGACATCGGCTCCTTCCTGCGCACCAAGCTGCGCGTCGACGGCGACAATAGCGGAg ACGAGGAGTCGGACGGCAGCGCGTGCGGCGCGGTCGCGCAGGCGTCGTCCTCCTCCTCCACCACCAGCACCGCGCACATTGACTACATCAAAC CCGGCAAACACGGCGTGGTGGACCCTCGTTTCATGGACGTGGTGAAGTTGAACGACTACCTGCAGCACGGCAGGCGGCCGCAGTTCTGGGAGGAGAACTACGTCAAACGG GTGATGGAGGCGGTGAGGGTGAAGGAGTTGGAGATGAAGCAGGCGGCGGAGATCCTGGGCGTGAGCTACGGCACGCTGTACGGCCGCTACCGGGACGTGTACGGCTGCATCAACAGGCCCTACAG GACGGCGCGCGAGTTCTGGCAGGCGAAGGGTCCGTCGGGCGTGCTGGACCGGCTGCAGCGCGGCGACCTCGGCATAGAGGCCGCCGCCCTCGCGCTGGGGGTCATGCCCGCCAACCTCGCCGCCTACGTCGCCGACGCGGCTGAGAAAG GTCCCGAGTTCGAGATACCGCTGGAGCTGGACGCCGGCGTGAAGATGCGAGGTCGCCCCTACGGCTCCACCAACTCCACCAAGCACGCCAAGAAACAGGACAAG GCGCCGGGCAAGAAGGTGGTCGTGGGCAGCTTAACTGACGAGGACCCGATACCGGCCAGCGTGATCACTACCCAGGAGAAGGCGATATCGTCACAGCCCGCCCCCA GCGGCAAATGGCCCACCATCCGCGTGGCATCGTTGGACTCGCTGCGCGGCACGGAGCAGCCGCCGTCGCCGCCCGCCGGCCCGCCCTCGCCCGCGCCCTCGCCCTCGCCCTCGCCCTCGCCCTCGCAGCTCATGCGCACGCGCCCCGACCTCACCATAGTGGCCGCGCGCCGCAGCGACTCGTGA